A single region of the Silene latifolia isolate original U9 population chromosome 8, ASM4854445v1, whole genome shotgun sequence genome encodes:
- the LOC141594619 gene encoding uncharacterized protein LOC141594619 — MSIDANNQIFPVAFAIVEAENTDSWPWFMSCIRVFVTKRSGLCVISDRHKGIMKAMSEVGSGWEEPYAYHRVCIRHLASNVNTRFRNTAVKEMFGSTAMQLQNKKFDIGFRRLGELNREAQQYVVEIGIEKWSICHDGGHRYGILTTNLAEAFNNVLKGARFLPVTAIIKCVFFRVNAYFVERREFARKRLMKGLHYSPKITTLLEENCQKGAYHKVVAFDHVGGVYQVTTRRGSRPMSHGNHLHTVDLSKRTCTCNKFQTYKYPCSHVYAVCKKKGLNATQFVDIAYSTGEHLASYASKFHPLKDEAYWGPYNGPKIE, encoded by the exons ATGTCAATTGATGCTAATAATCAAATTTTCCCGGTTGCTTTTGCTATTGTTGAAGCCGAAAATACCGATAGTTGGCCTTGGTTTATGTCATGCATAAGAGTATTTGTTACCAAAAGAAGTGGGTTGTGTGTCATTTCCGATAGACACAAAGGGATTATGAAAGCAATGAGTGAAGTTGGTAGTGGGTGGGAGGAGCCGTATGCCTATCATAGGGTTTGCATTCGTCATTTGGCTTCAAATGTTAATACAAGATTTAGAAATACTGCAGTTAAAGAAATGTTTGGGTCAACGGCAATGCAATTACAAAACAAGAAGTTTGACATAGGATTTCGTCGCCTAGGTGAGTTGAATAGAGAGGCACAACAATATGTTGTTGAAATTGGAATAGAGAAGTGGTCAATTTGCCATGATGGTGGACATAGATATGGAATATTGACTACTAATTTGGCGGAGGCATTTAATAATGTTCTTAAAGGAGCACGTTTTCTACCCGTAACGGCAATCATAAAGTGTGTATTTTTTAGAGTCAATGCATACTTTGTTGAGCGACGTGAGTTTGCAAGGAAACGGTTGATGAAGGGGCttcattatagtccgaagattacaaccttgttgGAGGAAAATTGCCAAAAAGGAGCATACCATAAGGTTGTGGCTTTTGACCATGTCGGAGGGGTGTACCAAGTCACAACACGTAGAGGTTCTCGACCCATGTCACATGGTAACCATTTGCACACCGTTGATTTATCCAAGAGGACATGTACTTGTAACAAGTTCCAAACATACAAGTATCCATGTTCACATGTGTATGCCGTTTGTAAAAAGAAGGGTTTAAATGCTACTCAATTTGTGGACATCGCCTATTCTACCGGAGAACACTTAGCTTCATATGCTTCTAAATTTCACCCTTTGAAAGATGAGGCTTATTGGGGTCCTTACAATGGGCCTAAAATA GAATAa